One part of the Mariniblastus fucicola genome encodes these proteins:
- a CDS encoding CPBP family intramembrane glutamic endopeptidase, protein MSIQLQQPERKKPGSVLEVLDAKTQPVKKKAVRYDYWLETHNPLACLAFMLPLLIWYEVSMALEFEAVRSGIDRIVQMVFSPLGQASIVILPLVSVGLFLFLHHRQKQPGQFHLRTVFWMAIESIALATILFLACDILLLYLDNQRPQPLAGLATVFSDSKQYGRLLMCLGTGIHEELVFRLLIFAPLFCWLCRVTQRENVALFLAAILVSCLFAVAHCDAFNPEGSPFQMSTFLFRFLASVFLCVLFRFRGIAIAIGVHAVFDILAIS, encoded by the coding sequence ATGAGTATCCAGCTTCAACAACCGGAACGGAAGAAACCGGGATCGGTACTCGAAGTCCTCGATGCGAAAACGCAACCGGTCAAGAAGAAAGCCGTGCGGTACGACTATTGGTTGGAGACGCACAATCCACTCGCATGCCTGGCCTTCATGTTGCCATTGCTGATCTGGTACGAAGTCAGCATGGCGTTAGAGTTTGAGGCCGTTCGCAGCGGAATCGACCGAATTGTTCAGATGGTTTTTTCACCGCTTGGACAGGCCAGTATCGTAATACTTCCTCTGGTGTCCGTTGGGCTGTTTTTATTTTTACATCATCGCCAGAAGCAACCCGGACAGTTTCATCTTCGGACTGTTTTCTGGATGGCGATTGAGTCCATTGCCCTGGCGACGATACTGTTTTTAGCCTGTGACATTCTGTTGCTGTACCTCGACAATCAACGTCCCCAACCGCTGGCGGGATTGGCGACTGTTTTCTCGGACTCGAAGCAGTACGGACGTTTGCTGATGTGTCTGGGAACGGGAATCCACGAAGAACTCGTTTTCCGATTGTTGATCTTCGCGCCGCTTTTTTGTTGGCTGTGTCGCGTGACACAAAGAGAGAACGTGGCCCTGTTTTTAGCGGCGATTCTGGTCAGCTGTCTGTTCGCGGTCGCACACTGCGACGCGTTCAACCCCGAAGGCTCTCCGTTTCAAATGTCCACGTTCCTGTTTCGTTTTTTGGCTTCAGTCTTTTTGTGCGTCCTGTTTCGTTTTCGCGGAATTGCGATTGCGATTGGTGTGCATGCGGTGTTTGATATTTTGGCGATTAGCTGA
- a CDS encoding DUF2617 family protein, with protein sequence MNFHLFAKPVHPELVEVCGSRHVERDNYRLQLNITTDGHLITFQHNDLVFCEVAAAASHELPKQQRLVSHAVGGSMTNGPSVYEQIIGYQSNVSMDSVDPKIFVTIQQQLDKRVETDGLVHRFQSNGRLNFGAISYMHAQSFISHIRVRAFHTFPETCAVLKTDTVFRVGKE encoded by the coding sequence ATGAACTTTCATCTTTTCGCCAAACCGGTTCACCCGGAACTGGTGGAGGTGTGCGGTTCGCGCCACGTCGAACGTGATAACTATCGGTTGCAGTTAAATATCACGACCGATGGTCACTTGATCACGTTTCAACACAACGACCTGGTTTTCTGCGAGGTTGCAGCCGCTGCAAGCCACGAACTTCCAAAGCAGCAGCGACTGGTTTCGCACGCTGTCGGTGGTTCCATGACGAACGGTCCTTCTGTCTACGAGCAGATTATCGGGTACCAATCGAACGTTTCGATGGACTCTGTTGATCCAAAAATCTTCGTCACCATCCAGCAACAGCTGGACAAGCGAGTGGAAACGGACGGCCTGGTTCATCGGTTCCAGTCCAACGGACGGCTGAACTTCGGAGCAATCAGCTACATGCACGCCCAGTCTTTCATCAGCCACATTCGCGTTCGGGCTTTCCACACGTTTCCTGAAACCTGTGCGGTCCTGAAAACCGACACCGTGTTCCGGGTCGGCAAAGAGTAA
- the panC gene encoding pantoate--beta-alanine ligase, which translates to MPKTPTIIHDPVEMRFLSDRLRRDGKSVGCVPTMGALHEGHLSLARASVAESDVTVVTIFVNPTQFAPGEDLDKYPRRLEEDVKLLGEVGVDHVFCPEAETMYAPGSSTSVSPPKISRKLEGEFRPTHFGGVATIVLKLFNIVAPDVAYFGQKDYQQVVVVKQMVRDLNVPVEVRTCPIVRDNDGLALSSRNIYLSPEEREVALTINRTLSHVRQQILDGQRDGFEVLTEMRQMLIDGGVTSIDYAAVVNPDTLESADPIQLPVALLIAVYVGKTRLIDNCLVTA; encoded by the coding sequence GTGCCTAAGACCCCCACGATAATTCACGACCCTGTTGAAATGAGATTTCTAAGCGACCGACTCCGACGTGATGGAAAATCTGTCGGTTGCGTGCCAACGATGGGTGCTTTGCATGAAGGACATTTGAGTCTCGCGCGGGCCTCTGTTGCCGAGAGCGATGTCACGGTAGTGACGATTTTCGTCAACCCCACACAGTTTGCTCCGGGCGAAGACCTGGACAAGTATCCCCGACGGCTTGAAGAAGATGTCAAACTGTTGGGCGAAGTCGGGGTCGACCATGTGTTTTGCCCCGAAGCAGAAACGATGTACGCGCCCGGAAGCTCTACTTCGGTCTCGCCGCCGAAGATTTCGCGAAAACTGGAAGGAGAGTTTCGCCCGACGCACTTTGGTGGCGTGGCGACGATCGTGCTGAAGCTGTTCAACATCGTTGCGCCCGACGTAGCGTACTTTGGGCAGAAAGACTACCAGCAGGTGGTGGTAGTGAAGCAGATGGTGCGTGACCTGAATGTGCCAGTCGAAGTTCGGACTTGTCCGATCGTTCGGGACAACGACGGGCTGGCGCTGAGTTCGCGAAATATCTATCTTAGCCCGGAAGAAAGAGAAGTTGCACTCACAATCAACCGCACGCTATCCCACGTGCGGCAGCAGATTCTCGACGGACAGCGGGACGGTTTTGAGGTGCTTACCGAGATGCGTCAGATGCTGATCGATGGTGGCGTGACCTCGATCGATTACGCCGCAGTTGTGAATCCGGACACTCTCGAATCGGCCGATCCGATACAACTGCCGGTGGCCCTGCTGATCGCGGTCTATGTCGGAAAGACGCGTCTGATTGACAATTGCCTTGTGACGGCCTGA
- a CDS encoding sugar phosphate isomerase/epimerase family protein: MAKPIFHSSIEGAQHGAKTLDEFLAFAKASGAGGAQPSNYMLQASDDGTSFKSAEEIKDCFEKHELHFDGISAHCPFWVHTSAWTGTKSGHPFIHAQNHDKSPSELESFYEDYLLKLMDLSAECGIKIMPMFWGVAFGWEMATGYPWGFWAGPGFDLLAEGKERFATKTEKLRAHANSLGIYLAHEIHPGTAAVCADEFLMLVDTCDGDKCLTVNADPSHCWEGEDWETRFNKVGDRVYGCHVKNFTIHKNVPLRKMDGNWHNRAMQFTDLATGDLNMTRYAEVMMKIGYASRYCDIMGSETAPLIVEAESNYRDGDRTSADGIAWVRDNLCFDVQEGSFEDAMGA; encoded by the coding sequence ATGGCAAAGCCAATTTTTCACTCGAGTATCGAAGGAGCGCAGCACGGCGCGAAAACTCTGGACGAATTCCTCGCTTTCGCGAAAGCGTCCGGAGCCGGCGGTGCTCAACCTTCCAACTACATGCTCCAGGCGTCGGACGACGGCACTTCGTTCAAGTCAGCTGAAGAGATCAAAGACTGTTTCGAAAAGCACGAGCTGCACTTCGATGGAATTTCAGCCCACTGTCCTTTCTGGGTTCACACAAGTGCCTGGACGGGAACCAAAAGTGGCCACCCATTCATTCACGCCCAGAACCACGACAAGTCACCGTCGGAACTGGAATCGTTCTACGAGGACTATCTGTTAAAGCTGATGGATCTGTCCGCTGAATGCGGCATCAAGATCATGCCCATGTTTTGGGGCGTGGCTTTCGGTTGGGAAATGGCGACCGGATACCCCTGGGGGTTCTGGGCGGGTCCCGGTTTCGACCTGCTTGCAGAAGGCAAAGAACGTTTTGCCACAAAGACCGAAAAGCTACGTGCTCACGCGAACTCGTTGGGCATTTATCTGGCTCACGAAATTCACCCTGGAACGGCTGCGGTTTGTGCGGATGAATTCCTGATGCTGGTTGATACCTGCGATGGCGACAAATGTCTTACAGTCAATGCCGACCCTTCCCATTGCTGGGAAGGCGAAGATTGGGAGACTCGTTTCAACAAAGTTGGCGATCGCGTTTACGGTTGCCACGTGAAGAACTTCACGATTCACAAGAACGTGCCGCTTCGCAAGATGGACGGCAATTGGCACAACCGCGCGATGCAGTTTACGGACCTCGCGACAGGCGACTTGAACATGACGCGATACGCAGAAGTCATGATGAAGATCGGCTATGCGTCGCGATATTGCGACATCATGGGTAGCGAAACTGCTCCGCTAATTGTGGAAGCAGAAAGCAACTATCGCGACGGAGATCGCACCAGCGCGGACGGCATCGCATGGGTTCGTGACAACCTGTGCTTCGACGTTCAGGAAGGCTCGTTTGAGGACGCGATGGGAGCGTAG
- a CDS encoding prenyltransferase/squalene oxidase repeat-containing protein: protein MTSAENASQENFEDEVVETGQRMLMFSVIPSWMISFIGHVALIVLLAFLVMPKKEEITTAIEASATPGETLETIDLDMADFDDATEEEFSEVEFDDVMPVEVESDLESLDSMESLESSEFVGAEEMLFDEGTFGEIGTSSGDGSEIGGRTGASKSSALKKYGGTDASEEAVELALQWIVKHQLPDGGWNLDHRMGPGDHRDSPNAGTLSEARNAATALALLPLLGSGNTHKVGKYKENVRGGLEYLMAAAKRDGRGISFMEKGGSTYSHGLCSIAICEAYGMTRDPRLAPFAQGVIWFSEDFQDRQSGGWRYVRAPTMSVASWQVMALKSAKLSGLSVNPQTWALLDKFLNSVSDVDGSAYRYRPANKNSRKGMTAIGLLCRMYTGRDKDHPGMRKGVESLSEEGPDLYEGGDDTSDIYYNYYATQVMKQYGGPMWDKWNDTLRDHLVETQSKEGNSAGSWYFEDPMGTSSPKGGRLYTTALACMTLEVYYRYLPIYGDESVSDSFRLD from the coding sequence ATGACCTCTGCAGAAAACGCGTCTCAGGAAAACTTTGAAGACGAAGTAGTCGAAACTGGCCAACGGATGCTGATGTTCAGCGTCATCCCCAGCTGGATGATCAGTTTCATCGGACACGTTGCTCTGATCGTGCTGCTGGCCTTTCTGGTGATGCCCAAGAAGGAAGAGATCACCACCGCGATCGAAGCTTCCGCCACGCCTGGCGAAACGCTGGAAACGATTGATCTCGATATGGCTGATTTCGACGATGCTACCGAAGAAGAATTCAGCGAAGTTGAATTCGATGACGTAATGCCGGTCGAAGTCGAGTCGGATCTGGAGTCGCTTGATTCAATGGAATCGCTCGAGTCTTCGGAGTTCGTGGGCGCCGAGGAGATGCTGTTCGATGAAGGCACGTTTGGTGAAATCGGAACTTCCAGCGGCGACGGTAGCGAAATCGGAGGTCGGACCGGGGCGAGCAAAAGTTCGGCGCTGAAAAAGTACGGTGGCACCGACGCTTCGGAAGAGGCCGTGGAACTGGCGCTGCAATGGATCGTCAAACATCAGCTTCCCGATGGAGGCTGGAATCTCGATCACCGAATGGGGCCCGGAGACCATCGAGACAGTCCGAACGCGGGCACGCTCAGCGAGGCGCGAAACGCAGCGACCGCGTTGGCGTTGCTGCCGCTACTGGGAAGCGGCAACACGCATAAAGTTGGCAAGTACAAGGAAAACGTCCGCGGAGGGCTTGAGTATCTGATGGCTGCGGCCAAGAGGGACGGCCGCGGCATTTCCTTTATGGAAAAAGGTGGTTCAACTTATTCGCACGGGCTGTGCTCGATTGCAATTTGCGAAGCCTACGGGATGACGAGAGATCCACGATTGGCTCCGTTTGCGCAGGGCGTGATTTGGTTCTCAGAGGACTTTCAGGACCGACAGAGCGGTGGCTGGCGATACGTTCGCGCACCCACAATGTCGGTTGCCAGCTGGCAGGTGATGGCTCTCAAAAGTGCCAAGCTTTCGGGGCTGAGTGTCAATCCGCAAACGTGGGCGTTGTTGGACAAGTTTTTGAACAGCGTTTCGGATGTCGATGGTTCTGCATATCGCTACCGACCTGCGAACAAGAACTCTCGTAAAGGTATGACCGCGATTGGATTGCTGTGCAGGATGTACACCGGTCGCGACAAGGATCATCCTGGAATGCGTAAAGGTGTTGAGTCGCTCAGTGAGGAAGGACCCGATTTATACGAAGGTGGCGATGATACCAGCGACATTTACTACAACTACTATGCGACACAGGTGATGAAGCAGTACGGCGGGCCGATGTGGGACAAGTGGAACGATACTCTTCGTGACCACCTTGTTGAAACGCAAAGCAAAGAAGGCAATTCAGCGGGGAGCTGGTACTTCGAGGATCCGATGGGAACGTCCAGCCCAAAAGGCGGTCGCCTCTACACGACGGCGTTGGCTTGTATGACGCTGGAGGTCTATTACCGCTATCTGCCGATCTACGGTGACGAAAGCGTTTCGGACAGCTTCAGGCTGGATTAA
- the recJ gene encoding single-stranded-DNA-specific exonuclease RecJ has protein sequence MSLKWNLRAHDAQLVQSIERESGVSPVIAQLLALRGITQPEHVSSFLDLKMTGLRKPSELPGVDAAVDAIFESIEANERIWVYGDYDADGMTSTAILYRCLKKLGADVGYFVPNRLHDGYGVSNESLKKIRERDASLVITVDCGINSVKEVEYAKSIGLRMVITDHHRVGNELPNAAAIVHPGLPGDPYPFPGLCGAGVAFKLAWAMCQRRAGSEKLPESMRNFLFSAVSLAAIGTVCDVVPLLDENRIIVHHGLKCMQSYANQGLRALIKIAECDKKPKLESEDLGFRIGPRLNAAGRLGQAQLGVELLTCDSPERAQHLATYINELNKNRDSLDRKILKAANEAIKKHHDPENEPAIVLAQPDWHLGVIGIAAGRIAEQYHRPTVLISLDPLGQRAGVGSCRSACGVNLYDALAGSAHHLIKFGGHSAAAGLSIDADKVDAFREEFCEQIIDQVSVEALIPDLDIDAEALLGHLTFSMMNDLERLAPFGQKNPRPLMCATEVRLAEPPKTMGSDGRHLSLRLQQHGSSIRAVAFGKAEWAKELEKPDACFDFAFRPQINEFRGYRSVQLHLVDFRPSENGNAVASDVSGDVAIQTQ, from the coding sequence ATGAGCCTGAAATGGAATTTGCGTGCGCACGATGCGCAACTGGTTCAGTCGATTGAACGCGAATCCGGCGTGTCTCCAGTCATTGCACAACTGCTCGCGCTGCGCGGCATCACGCAACCCGAACACGTCAGCAGTTTTCTGGATCTGAAAATGACCGGACTGCGTAAGCCCAGCGAACTTCCCGGCGTGGACGCTGCGGTGGACGCGATCTTCGAATCGATCGAAGCCAATGAACGAATCTGGGTGTACGGCGACTACGATGCCGACGGGATGACCTCGACTGCGATTCTATATCGTTGCTTGAAAAAGCTCGGCGCGGATGTGGGTTACTTCGTACCCAATCGGCTGCACGATGGCTACGGCGTGAGCAATGAAAGCCTCAAGAAGATCCGCGAGAGGGACGCCAGCCTCGTCATCACGGTCGACTGCGGAATCAACAGTGTTAAAGAAGTTGAATACGCAAAATCGATTGGCTTGCGGATGGTCATCACCGACCATCATCGAGTTGGCAATGAACTTCCGAACGCAGCAGCGATTGTCCATCCAGGATTGCCAGGCGACCCGTATCCGTTTCCGGGATTGTGCGGCGCGGGCGTGGCTTTCAAACTCGCATGGGCCATGTGTCAACGCCGTGCCGGCAGCGAAAAGCTTCCTGAATCAATGCGGAACTTTTTGTTCTCTGCGGTCTCACTTGCAGCGATCGGCACGGTCTGCGACGTCGTTCCCCTGTTGGATGAGAATCGGATCATCGTGCATCACGGGCTTAAGTGCATGCAGTCGTATGCGAACCAGGGCTTGCGGGCGCTGATCAAGATCGCGGAATGTGACAAAAAGCCAAAGCTTGAATCCGAAGACCTTGGGTTCCGTATCGGCCCAAGGCTCAACGCGGCCGGGCGTTTGGGGCAGGCTCAACTGGGAGTCGAACTGCTGACTTGCGATTCGCCAGAACGGGCTCAACATTTGGCAACTTACATCAACGAGCTGAACAAGAATCGCGACTCGCTGGATCGCAAAATTTTGAAAGCCGCCAACGAAGCGATCAAGAAACACCACGATCCGGAAAACGAACCCGCAATCGTGCTGGCTCAACCAGACTGGCACCTGGGAGTCATCGGAATCGCGGCCGGCAGGATTGCTGAACAGTACCATCGCCCAACCGTTTTGATTTCACTCGATCCGCTTGGGCAACGCGCCGGTGTAGGCTCCTGCCGATCTGCTTGCGGCGTCAACCTTTACGATGCTCTGGCTGGAAGCGCCCATCACTTGATCAAGTTCGGAGGTCACTCAGCGGCTGCTGGATTGAGCATTGATGCCGACAAAGTGGATGCTTTTCGAGAGGAGTTTTGCGAACAGATCATCGATCAGGTGAGCGTGGAAGCACTGATTCCGGATTTGGATATCGATGCCGAAGCACTACTCGGCCATTTGACGTTTTCGATGATGAACGATCTGGAGCGACTGGCTCCATTCGGGCAAAAGAATCCTCGCCCGTTGATGTGTGCGACTGAAGTCCGGCTTGCAGAACCTCCCAAAACGATGGGCTCCGACGGCCGACATCTTTCGCTTCGTCTGCAACAACACGGATCATCAATTCGGGCCGTCGCGTTTGGCAAAGCCGAATGGGCCAAGGAACTGGAAAAGCCTGACGCCTGTTTTGATTTCGCGTTTCGTCCTCAGATCAACGAGTTCCGCGGCTATCGCAGCGTCCAATTGCATCTGGTCGATTTTCGTCCTTCGGAGAACGGCAATGCCGTTGCCAGTGACGTCAGTGGCGATGTTGCGATCCAAACTCAATGA
- the epmA gene encoding elongation factor P--(R)-beta-lysine ligase — protein sequence MSSEEFRFQPTASLAVLRQRSLLLRKIRAFFEDRDFLHVETPLLSRDTVVDRYIDPVRVSESNVIAGGSQDPGHGDANFFLQTSPEFAMKRLLASGATSIFQICKAFRKGESGRRHNPEFTMLEWYRVGDDLLKGIDLLAQFAKFVFDVNQVATITYRDAFVAVVGIDPFSASIEQFAAACEFNGVDTTSFVDDQDRDSWLNLIMSEIVEPKLGVKHPVIVFDWPTSQAALAKIRCDDHVYAERFELYVNGVELANGYHELLDPVELLDRNEWVNQQRLADGIAALPLESQLLEAMRHGLPACSGVALGIDRLLMVLLKKESIGDVIAFPIDRA from the coding sequence ATGTCATCCGAAGAATTTCGATTCCAGCCCACGGCCAGTTTGGCTGTTCTTCGTCAGCGTAGCCTCCTGCTGCGAAAGATACGTGCTTTTTTCGAAGATCGCGACTTCCTGCACGTCGAAACGCCACTGCTTTCTCGCGATACGGTCGTGGATCGCTACATCGATCCGGTTCGGGTCAGCGAGTCAAATGTGATCGCGGGCGGAAGCCAGGATCCAGGCCACGGCGACGCAAACTTCTTCTTGCAGACCTCGCCCGAGTTCGCCATGAAACGGTTGCTGGCGTCTGGAGCCACCTCCATCTTTCAGATTTGCAAAGCATTCCGAAAAGGGGAATCGGGTCGCCGACACAATCCGGAATTCACAATGCTGGAGTGGTATCGGGTGGGAGACGATCTTCTTAAAGGCATCGATCTGTTAGCCCAGTTTGCAAAGTTTGTTTTCGATGTGAATCAGGTTGCTACCATCACTTACCGCGATGCGTTTGTTGCTGTCGTAGGCATCGATCCATTCTCTGCGTCGATTGAACAATTTGCTGCCGCTTGCGAATTCAATGGCGTCGATACGACTTCCTTCGTCGATGATCAGGATCGAGACTCCTGGCTGAACTTGATCATGTCGGAAATCGTTGAGCCCAAGTTGGGAGTTAAGCACCCGGTGATCGTTTTTGACTGGCCGACCAGCCAGGCAGCGTTGGCGAAAATTCGCTGCGACGATCACGTTTACGCTGAGAGGTTTGAGCTGTATGTGAACGGAGTCGAACTGGCAAACGGCTATCACGAATTGCTCGACCCGGTTGAGTTGTTGGACCGAAACGAATGGGTGAACCAGCAACGGTTGGCTGACGGAATTGCCGCGTTGCCGCTCGAGAGTCAGTTGCTTGAAGCAATGCGACACGGTTTGCCAGCCTGCAGCGGCGTGGCGTTGGGAATCGACCGGTTGCTGATGGTGTTGTTGAAGAAAGAGTCGATTGGTGACGTGATTGCGTTTCCGATCGATCGGGCTTAG
- a CDS encoding LOG family protein → MSEDKEVNDRLDAIMNHHSYRLAYLDEIFIRREDLRPLRLELELLKPEMLMEEAGIKSTVVVFGGTQIAPKDVAEARLAAANEGIRKLPDDPAAKRELFLAERVMSKSRYYEECREFSRIVTEYNLSDGHHGEFIIKTGGGPGIMEAGNRGAYDADGQSMALNITLPFEQTPNSYITPGLCFQFNYFAIRKMHFLLRAKALVCFPGGFGTLDELFTTLTLRQTGRMQNIPIILYSKEYWDGIINFQFLADEGVIQDSHMELFQYAESPEETWKIIKDFHGVS, encoded by the coding sequence GTGAGCGAAGACAAAGAAGTAAACGATCGCCTCGACGCGATCATGAATCACCACAGCTATCGTCTGGCCTATCTGGACGAAATCTTCATCCGCCGCGAAGACCTGCGACCGCTGCGTCTGGAACTTGAGCTGCTCAAGCCAGAAATGCTGATGGAAGAAGCCGGCATCAAGTCAACTGTCGTCGTGTTTGGCGGAACTCAGATCGCGCCCAAAGACGTTGCAGAAGCACGCTTGGCCGCAGCCAACGAAGGCATTCGAAAGCTTCCCGATGACCCGGCAGCGAAACGCGAACTGTTTCTCGCAGAGCGCGTAATGTCCAAGTCTCGCTACTACGAAGAGTGCCGGGAGTTTTCACGGATCGTCACCGAGTACAACCTCAGCGATGGTCATCACGGTGAGTTCATCATCAAAACGGGTGGCGGGCCAGGCATCATGGAAGCCGGCAACCGGGGAGCCTACGATGCGGATGGCCAATCGATGGCGCTCAACATCACGTTGCCGTTCGAGCAAACGCCGAACTCTTACATTACGCCAGGACTGTGTTTCCAGTTCAACTACTTTGCCATCCGCAAGATGCATTTTTTGTTGCGAGCCAAAGCACTGGTTTGCTTTCCGGGCGGATTCGGAACACTGGACGAACTGTTCACAACGTTGACTTTGCGACAAACCGGTCGGATGCAAAACATTCCGATCATTCTCTACAGCAAAGAATACTGGGACGGAATTATTAACTTCCAGTTCCTGGCAGACGAAGGCGTCATTCAGGATTCGCACATGGAGCTGTTCCAGTACGCTGAATCGCCTGAAGAAACGTGGAAGATCATCAAAGATTTCCACGGCGTCAGCTAG
- a CDS encoding prolipoprotein diacylglyceryl transferase: MLQTLFYIPPSWFGVPGAIGWVLLCGLWLGIVAIRDRANLKAEFTATLPIIVVGCIAMMFLLPKLAKDGIDPADPLGDPINRGLAIRGYGMMLMLAVLSGMSIVFYRCRKIGYPTEHIFRLAVAMILCGMLGARLFFVIQNHDHFFKPEASLIETVSGIFDMVGGGLVVYGSMIGALLASALVVWKWKLPVWMTADLIAPGMALGLAIGRIGCLLNGCCWGGVCDVQLPAIEFPAGSPAYMQQLYSGELLGIETEAIANEPGFFRVTDPGNGVGKEIGLTEGETISVYTGLDADRVRYLIGTPKAGFATMEVVGDRIGRSKVPMTKLRQRSNGVHPTQIYSSVNAFVLCLFLWFYWHVRRNDGEVMGLMLILYPISRFVLELIRNDESGQFGTELTISQWVSLLTIACGVGLFAYARMFGSRAEVPKLVTQQDA; encoded by the coding sequence ATGCTCCAAACACTTTTTTACATCCCTCCAAGCTGGTTCGGCGTCCCCGGTGCAATCGGCTGGGTGCTGCTCTGCGGACTGTGGCTTGGCATCGTTGCGATTCGCGACCGTGCCAATCTTAAGGCCGAGTTCACGGCAACGCTCCCGATCATTGTCGTCGGCTGCATTGCGATGATGTTCCTGCTGCCCAAGCTTGCGAAAGACGGAATCGACCCTGCCGATCCGCTTGGCGACCCGATCAATCGTGGCCTGGCGATTCGGGGGTACGGCATGATGCTTATGCTGGCCGTGCTGTCGGGAATGAGCATCGTTTTCTATCGCTGTCGCAAGATCGGATACCCGACGGAGCATATCTTTCGCCTGGCTGTTGCCATGATCCTGTGCGGCATGTTGGGGGCTCGACTGTTTTTCGTAATTCAAAATCATGATCATTTCTTCAAACCAGAAGCCAGCCTGATTGAAACAGTCAGTGGAATCTTCGACATGGTCGGAGGCGGACTGGTGGTTTACGGCAGCATGATAGGAGCCCTGCTGGCTTCGGCATTAGTCGTTTGGAAATGGAAATTGCCGGTTTGGATGACGGCTGATCTGATCGCTCCAGGAATGGCTCTGGGATTGGCAATCGGCCGAATCGGATGTTTGCTCAACGGATGTTGCTGGGGAGGCGTCTGCGATGTGCAACTGCCCGCGATCGAGTTTCCGGCTGGTTCGCCAGCCTACATGCAGCAGCTTTATTCCGGCGAATTGCTGGGGATAGAAACAGAGGCGATTGCCAACGAACCGGGCTTCTTTCGCGTAACCGATCCGGGCAATGGAGTGGGCAAAGAAATTGGACTGACCGAAGGCGAAACGATTTCTGTTTACACGGGCCTCGATGCTGACCGGGTGCGCTATCTCATCGGGACTCCGAAAGCCGGTTTTGCGACGATGGAAGTCGTCGGCGACCGAATCGGAAGATCCAAAGTTCCGATGACGAAACTGCGGCAACGTTCCAACGGCGTGCACCCGACTCAAATCTATAGCTCGGTCAATGCATTTGTGCTGTGTCTATTTCTGTGGTTCTATTGGCATGTAAGACGGAACGACGGCGAGGTCATGGGATTGATGTTGATCCTCTATCCCATTTCGCGATTCGTGCTGGAGCTTATTCGAAATGACGAGTCCGGCCAGTTCGGTACGGAGCTGACGATTTCACAATGGGTCAGTTTGCTGACGATCGCCTGTGGCGTCGGGCTGTTTGCTTACGCTCGCATGTTTGGAAGTCGCGCGGAGGTTCCAAAGCTGGTCACGCAACAGGACGCGTGA
- a CDS encoding uracil-DNA glycosylase produces the protein MSHFPDHWPTESDWSETLVTQFESDWFQELNRFVRQQRNDATVYPPAEDTFNAFRFTTLAETRVVILGQDPYHGPGQAHGICFSVSETVSKLPPSLKNIYKEMAADLECEIPQSGNLESWARQGVLLLNTVLTVRESEANSHRKKGWEKFTDAVIRSVGERELPCVFILWGKPAEKKLSIIGEQHTTIVSPHPSPLSAHRGFFGSRPFSRTNEALDSFGQKKIEWTSVSRASG, from the coding sequence ATGAGCCACTTTCCTGATCACTGGCCCACCGAATCTGATTGGTCCGAAACGCTCGTGACCCAATTCGAATCCGACTGGTTTCAGGAGCTGAATCGGTTCGTCCGTCAGCAGCGAAACGATGCAACAGTCTATCCTCCGGCAGAGGACACTTTCAACGCATTTCGATTCACGACGTTGGCCGAAACGCGTGTCGTGATCCTTGGGCAGGACCCCTATCACGGTCCGGGACAGGCTCACGGGATTTGCTTTTCAGTTTCTGAAACCGTCAGCAAACTGCCTCCTTCGCTGAAAAACATTTACAAGGAAATGGCAGCAGATTTGGAATGTGAAATTCCGCAGTCCGGAAACCTTGAGTCGTGGGCGCGACAGGGCGTTTTGCTGCTCAACACCGTGCTGACGGTTCGAGAGTCCGAAGCCAACTCGCATCGTAAAAAAGGCTGGGAAAAATTTACTGATGCTGTCATTCGCAGCGTCGGCGAAAGAGAACTGCCGTGCGTTTTTATTTTGTGGGGAAAGCCAGCAGAGAAAAAACTATCGATAATTGGCGAACAGCACACAACCATTGTATCGCCCCACCCTTCCCCGTTATCTGCTCATCGCGGATTCTTCGGAAGCCGGCCTTTTTCGCGAACCAACGAAGCACTGGATTCGTTTGGCCAGAAGAAAATCGAGTGGACTTCGGTGTCCCGCGCGTCCGGTTGA